A single window of Pseudomonas lijiangensis DNA harbors:
- a CDS encoding type II secretion system protein N: MSRKLWMLGALVFVLTLLLNMPAAFLARFVPWTSGWQPQGVAGTLWHGRAERLGSIGPVSWSLRPWIGQGLVSAGFQQQVWELKLQGWPWAWTAELAPAGTLVTPATAYVVDGRWQGRLLMQGRGAKCTSGEGSLQGNDLAVLSPWMVILGNAHLRLECLDGLKLLAEVRREGEHRFEIGLEPVTRRMKVSGQVEPTAMVAPLLVQSGVLKAGSSQFETVLGRR; encoded by the coding sequence ATGAGCCGCAAGCTATGGATGCTCGGCGCGCTGGTGTTTGTCCTGACGCTTTTGCTGAATATGCCCGCCGCCTTTCTGGCTCGCTTCGTCCCCTGGACGTCTGGCTGGCAGCCGCAGGGCGTTGCCGGGACCCTGTGGCACGGACGAGCCGAGCGACTGGGGAGCATCGGGCCTGTGAGCTGGAGCCTTCGGCCCTGGATAGGGCAAGGCTTGGTGAGCGCCGGGTTTCAGCAGCAAGTCTGGGAACTCAAACTGCAAGGCTGGCCTTGGGCGTGGACTGCCGAGCTTGCGCCCGCGGGCACTCTTGTTACCCCGGCCACGGCCTACGTCGTGGATGGTCGCTGGCAAGGACGTTTGCTGATGCAGGGCCGTGGCGCGAAATGTACGTCTGGTGAAGGGAGTCTTCAGGGCAATGACCTGGCCGTGCTGTCGCCGTGGATGGTGATACTGGGCAACGCTCATCTCAGGCTTGAGTGCCTCGATGGATTGAAACTGTTGGCCGAGGTCCGGCGCGAGGGTGAGCATCGTTTCGAGATCGGCCTGGAGCCTGTCACCCGTCGGATGAAAGTGAGCGGTCAGGTCGAACCGACGGCAATGGTGGCACCGCTGCTGGTTCAGAGCGGGGTGCTCAAGGCGGGCTCGTCGCAATTTGAAACGGTTTTGGGCAGGCGCTGA
- the gspG gene encoding type II secretion system major pseudopilin GspG: protein MSKPASRRQRGFTLMEIMVVIFIIGLLIAVVAPSVLGNQDKAMRQKVLADLSTLEQALDMYRLDNLRYPSTEQGLAALTSAPSVEPLARSWRADGYIRRLPADPWGNPYHYRAPGEHGRIDIYSLGADGAQGGEGTDGDIGNWNL, encoded by the coding sequence ATGTCCAAGCCTGCCTCACGTCGCCAGCGTGGCTTCACGCTGATGGAAATCATGGTGGTGATTTTCATCATCGGCCTGTTGATCGCCGTGGTTGCCCCCAGCGTTCTGGGTAACCAGGACAAGGCCATGCGCCAGAAAGTCCTGGCCGACCTGTCCACCCTTGAGCAGGCGCTGGACATGTATCGCCTCGACAACCTGCGCTACCCCAGCACCGAGCAAGGTCTTGCGGCCCTGACCAGCGCGCCCTCGGTGGAGCCACTGGCTCGCTCATGGCGGGCCGACGGCTACATCCGTCGCCTGCCGGCGGACCCGTGGGGCAACCCGTATCACTACCGTGCGCCGGGCGAGCATGGACGCATCGATATCTACTCGCTGGGGGCTGATGGAGCCCAGGGCGGGGAAGGCACCGATGGCGATATCGGGAACTGGAACCTCTAG
- a CDS encoding type II secretion system protein GspL, which yields MIVERWSLKRRVQRHWLLLRPAATGAWQWRRLPGDEQGDWPPPAHCLQDTVALIMPAAQCSHFQVPAPPGLKPHEWPMLLEDLLQQPAEAVQVSCLSRLAGHLELLVVERAQVQRWLSECEELGVSPDYLWAELQLLPTQAAGQALSWSRPEGRCLIRGADNDLQHWLVWPDVLGEPPENWRQPSEEMTGPWPSRWATLSRLPNLLVRSGARRPKTRRRASPFGKSLSRLAGVCGVLALCWGALMLGQFWQQVPVWKAQVEALTGPVDNARQAARVLSRLQSEQTDWRSRQQQVVELEQAMTLWLDSQKDWGVSGTYFDGRTLRLVLSGNASPPDTTHWQVMAKAAGAKVSVETNEKTSLLTLNFNLDGQP from the coding sequence ATGATCGTTGAACGCTGGAGTCTCAAACGCCGTGTGCAGCGTCATTGGTTGCTGCTGCGTCCTGCCGCCACGGGTGCATGGCAATGGCGCCGCCTGCCGGGAGACGAGCAGGGCGACTGGCCGCCGCCTGCGCACTGTCTGCAGGACACCGTCGCACTGATCATGCCCGCCGCGCAGTGCAGCCATTTTCAGGTGCCCGCGCCACCGGGGCTCAAGCCTCATGAATGGCCGATGTTGCTGGAGGACCTGCTGCAACAGCCTGCCGAAGCGGTGCAGGTCAGTTGCCTGTCGCGGCTCGCCGGGCATCTGGAATTGCTGGTAGTCGAGCGCGCACAGGTTCAGCGCTGGTTGAGCGAGTGCGAAGAGCTGGGCGTATCCCCCGATTATCTGTGGGCCGAGTTGCAATTGCTGCCGACGCAGGCCGCTGGTCAGGCACTGAGCTGGTCGCGTCCTGAAGGCCGTTGCCTGATCCGCGGCGCTGACAACGATTTGCAGCACTGGCTGGTGTGGCCGGATGTGCTGGGTGAGCCGCCCGAGAACTGGCGACAGCCGAGCGAGGAAATGACCGGGCCATGGCCTTCCCGTTGGGCTACGTTGAGTCGTTTGCCCAATCTGTTGGTACGCTCAGGTGCTCGTCGTCCAAAAACTCGGCGTCGGGCATCGCCATTTGGCAAAAGTCTGTCTCGTCTGGCGGGTGTCTGTGGTGTGCTGGCGCTCTGTTGGGGCGCGCTGATGCTGGGGCAATTCTGGCAGCAGGTGCCTGTATGGAAAGCTCAGGTCGAAGCCTTGACCGGTCCGGTCGACAATGCCCGGCAGGCAGCGCGAGTGTTGTCTCGTCTGCAGTCCGAACAGACTGACTGGCGAAGCCGTCAGCAGCAGGTTGTCGAGCTGGAACAGGCCATGACGCTGTGGCTCGACAGCCAGAAAGACTGGGGCGTGTCCGGGACTTATTTCGATGGGCGAACCCTGCGACTGGTGTTGAGTGGCAATGCTTCACCTCCCGACACGACTCATTGGCAGGTCATGGCCAAGGCGGCGGGGGCGAAGGTCAGCGTTGAAACGAATGAAAAGACCTCCCTGCTAACCCTCAATTTCAATCTGGATGGGCAGCCATGA
- a CDS encoding prepilin-type N-terminal cleavage/methylation domain-containing protein, translating to MSVNQRGLTLIELLVAMALTAVVGVVLAALVNGWIKVRERLAEPGNEPLVLEFCLALERRFDGLVLRRLYEQRLPLSMNWLDWDPAANQLGWVALTAWPEVEGQSRTQRQRLEFNPRERRLSLWTSPDLYAVGAPRWERREQLDEVDKVGFSFYQGTRWLAFPSNVALQPDRGVRLEFERHGAPYVCTFSLPDSRP from the coding sequence GTGAGCGTTAACCAGCGTGGGCTGACCCTCATCGAGTTGCTGGTGGCCATGGCGCTGACGGCTGTCGTCGGTGTGGTGCTGGCCGCTCTGGTGAATGGCTGGATCAAGGTTCGCGAGCGTTTGGCTGAACCGGGTAACGAGCCGCTGGTGCTGGAGTTCTGTCTGGCCCTGGAGCGGCGTTTCGATGGGTTGGTGTTGCGGCGTTTGTATGAACAACGTCTGCCGTTGTCGATGAACTGGCTCGACTGGGACCCGGCCGCGAATCAGTTGGGCTGGGTCGCCCTGACCGCCTGGCCCGAGGTCGAAGGTCAGTCGAGAACACAGCGGCAGCGGCTGGAATTCAATCCACGGGAACGGCGTTTGAGCCTGTGGACTTCGCCTGACCTGTATGCCGTCGGCGCACCTCGCTGGGAGCGTCGCGAACAGCTGGATGAGGTCGACAAGGTCGGTTTCAGTTTTTATCAGGGGACCCGCTGGCTGGCGTTCCCTTCCAACGTCGCACTTCAGCCCGACCGGGGCGTGCGACTCGAATTCGAGCGTCATGGAGCGCCTTATGTCTGTACCTTCAGCTTGCCCGATAGCCGCCCATGA
- the gspF gene encoding type II secretion system inner membrane protein GspF yields MPTYRYQALDPAGRTRKASLQAESERHARQLLREQGLFARDLQIQDPTSRSPRGQRLNHTQLCELTRQLATLLSAGIALVDALATLERQLAEPAIRNLLVAVRGALGEGHSLAQSLRRQGGLFNGLYCALVEAGERSGKLAPVLERLAEHLEQVQRQRHKARTAMIYPAVLMLVSLAVVIGLMTFVVPKLTEQFSHTGQSLPLITQLLIGISEGLVHVGPWLLALGLLASVGAGFLLRKAHWRLRLDRSLLRLPKVGPLLTVLESARLARSLAILVGSGVPLLEALHVATATVSNREVHRALETVREQVEGGVSLHRALNAAGHFPPLLLNMVASGEASGTLPDMLERVADNQERSFTRHVDMLMALFEPLMILVMGAVVLFIVLAVLLPIMQLNQGLTF; encoded by the coding sequence ATGCCGACTTATCGCTATCAGGCGCTCGACCCGGCAGGTCGCACGCGCAAAGCCAGCCTTCAGGCAGAAAGCGAGCGGCACGCCCGACAGCTCTTGCGTGAGCAAGGCCTGTTCGCCCGGGACTTGCAGATTCAGGACCCGACCTCTCGCAGTCCACGGGGCCAGCGCCTCAATCACACCCAGTTGTGCGAACTGACGCGCCAGTTGGCGACGCTGCTCAGTGCCGGGATTGCGCTGGTGGATGCCCTGGCGACACTCGAACGACAACTGGCCGAACCTGCGATTCGCAACCTGTTGGTGGCCGTGCGCGGCGCGCTCGGGGAAGGGCACAGTCTGGCCCAGAGCCTGCGACGCCAGGGCGGTCTGTTCAATGGGCTGTATTGCGCACTGGTAGAGGCGGGCGAGCGTTCCGGCAAGCTGGCGCCGGTGCTGGAGCGTCTGGCCGAGCACCTTGAACAAGTCCAGCGCCAGCGACACAAGGCCCGTACCGCGATGATCTATCCGGCGGTGCTGATGCTGGTTTCTCTGGCCGTGGTCATTGGCCTGATGACTTTCGTGGTCCCCAAACTCACCGAGCAATTCAGCCATACCGGGCAGAGCCTGCCGCTGATTACCCAATTGCTGATCGGCATCAGCGAAGGGCTGGTGCATGTCGGCCCGTGGTTGCTGGCACTGGGGCTGTTGGCCTCCGTTGGTGCGGGTTTCCTGCTGCGCAAGGCCCATTGGCGATTGCGCCTGGACCGCAGCCTGCTGCGCCTGCCCAAGGTCGGTCCGTTGCTGACCGTGCTGGAAAGCGCCCGGCTGGCCCGCAGTCTGGCGATTCTGGTGGGCAGCGGCGTGCCGTTGCTCGAAGCCCTGCACGTGGCGACTGCCACCGTGAGCAACCGTGAAGTGCATCGGGCGCTGGAAACCGTTCGTGAACAGGTCGAGGGCGGCGTCAGCCTGCATCGTGCCCTCAACGCTGCCGGTCATTTTCCGCCGCTGCTGCTCAACATGGTCGCCAGCGGCGAGGCCAGCGGGACCTTGCCGGACATGCTCGAACGGGTGGCTGACAACCAGGAACGCAGTTTCACCCGTCATGTGGACATGCTCATGGCCTTGTTCGAGCCCCTGATGATTCTGGTGATGGGCGCCGTGGTGCTGTTCATCGTCCTGGCCGTGCTGTTGCCGATCATGCAGCTCAACCAAGGACTCACTTTCTGA
- a CDS encoding DUF721 domain-containing protein, with amino-acid sequence MAFRPLTARAPAVLLRDAKPLKAIFRHAERLSHLQRLLESQLQPAAREHCHVASWREGTLLLIVTDGHWATRLRYQQKRLQRQLVAFDEFASLMRIVFKVQPPTVARGAVGHTIDLSPAAAESIQATAEGISDPKLRAALERLASHAKDKK; translated from the coding sequence ATGGCCTTTCGTCCCCTCACTGCCAGAGCCCCCGCCGTACTGCTGCGCGACGCCAAGCCGCTCAAGGCCATTTTTCGCCATGCCGAGCGCTTGAGCCACCTTCAGCGCCTGCTCGAAAGCCAGTTGCAGCCCGCCGCCCGGGAACACTGCCATGTGGCTTCGTGGCGCGAAGGCACCCTGCTGCTGATCGTGACTGACGGTCACTGGGCGACGCGCCTGCGCTATCAGCAGAAGCGTCTGCAGCGGCAATTGGTCGCTTTCGACGAGTTCGCCAGCCTGATGAGGATTGTCTTCAAGGTACAGCCTCCCACCGTGGCCAGGGGTGCCGTCGGTCACACCATCGACCTGTCGCCTGCCGCGGCCGAAAGTATCCAGGCCACTGCAGAAGGCATCAGCGACCCGAAACTGCGCGCCGCGCTGGAGCGTCTGGCCAGCCACGCCAAGGACAAGAAGTAA
- a CDS encoding prepilin-type N-terminal cleavage/methylation domain-containing protein, which yields MKVSRGFSLLEILVVLLIIGLFSALSVAWLDSGHAPMQQALEKLAAEARTQAAQARHSGQVSGMRWNGRQPEFVRLERNQGQTRWVVDSRRLKPWPQGLLVDWPVSDEPRVVFTPLGVAAAVNLNWQWPEGRQRWEWRTDNSLTQVRLP from the coding sequence GTGAAGGTTTCACGGGGCTTTTCACTGCTGGAAATTCTGGTGGTGTTGCTGATCATCGGGCTGTTCAGTGCCCTGAGCGTGGCCTGGCTGGATTCAGGTCATGCACCGATGCAGCAGGCTCTGGAAAAACTGGCTGCCGAAGCCCGTACTCAAGCGGCCCAGGCCCGGCACAGCGGGCAGGTATCGGGAATGCGCTGGAATGGCCGGCAGCCGGAGTTTGTCCGTCTGGAGCGCAACCAGGGTCAGACCCGCTGGGTCGTCGATTCAAGGCGCCTGAAGCCCTGGCCCCAAGGGTTACTGGTGGACTGGCCGGTGTCTGACGAGCCTCGTGTTGTGTTCACACCATTGGGTGTGGCCGCCGCAGTGAACCTGAACTGGCAATGGCCAGAGGGGCGACAGCGCTGGGAGTGGCGCACGGATAACAGCCTGACGCAGGTCAGGCTGCCATGA
- the argJ gene encoding bifunctional glutamate N-acetyltransferase/amino-acid acetyltransferase ArgJ, with protein sequence MAVGLGPLPTLHPVPGFELGIASAGIKRPGRKDVVVMRCAEGSSVAGVFTLNAFCAAPVILAKQRVQGPVRYLLTNTGNANAGTGEPGLAAATRTCARLAELAGVDASAVLPYSTGVIGEPLPVEKIEGALQAALDDLSVDNWAAAATGIMTTDTLPKGASRQFQYEGVTVTVTGISKGAGMIRPNMATMLGYIATDAKVSQSVLQDLIRDGANKSFNRITIDGDTSTNDCCMLIATGQADVPAVTEAKGPLFEALKKAVFDVCMEVAQAIVRDGEGATKFVTVEVNGGGNHQECLDVGYAVAHSPLIKTALFASDPNWGRILAAVGRAGVPDLDVSKIDVFLGNVCIASKGCRATTYTEEQGSAVMAQEEITIRIELGRGDCSETIWTTDLSHEYVKINAEYRT encoded by the coding sequence ATGGCTGTTGGTCTTGGTCCTTTGCCTACATTGCACCCGGTTCCCGGTTTTGAACTGGGTATTGCTTCTGCCGGCATCAAACGCCCGGGTCGCAAGGACGTTGTAGTCATGCGATGTGCCGAAGGTTCCAGTGTTGCCGGCGTGTTCACCCTGAACGCGTTCTGCGCAGCGCCGGTCATCCTGGCCAAACAGCGCGTACAAGGCCCGGTGCGTTACCTGCTGACCAACACCGGCAACGCCAACGCCGGTACCGGTGAACCAGGCCTGGCGGCTGCGACCCGCACCTGCGCCCGTCTTGCAGAATTGGCAGGCGTCGATGCCAGCGCTGTGCTGCCTTATTCCACCGGCGTCATCGGTGAGCCGTTGCCTGTGGAAAAGATCGAAGGCGCCTTGCAGGCCGCTCTTGATGATCTGTCTGTGGATAACTGGGCTGCTGCCGCGACCGGCATCATGACCACCGACACCTTGCCAAAAGGCGCGAGCCGTCAGTTCCAGTACGAGGGCGTTACCGTCACCGTGACCGGCATCAGCAAGGGCGCGGGCATGATCCGTCCGAACATGGCGACCATGCTCGGCTACATCGCGACCGACGCCAAGGTTTCCCAGAGCGTATTGCAGGACCTGATCCGCGACGGCGCGAACAAGTCGTTCAACCGCATCACCATCGATGGCGACACCTCGACCAACGACTGCTGCATGCTGATCGCCACCGGTCAGGCCGATGTACCTGCCGTGACCGAAGCCAAGGGCCCGCTGTTCGAAGCCTTGAAGAAGGCGGTTTTTGACGTCTGCATGGAAGTGGCCCAGGCCATCGTGCGTGACGGCGAAGGCGCGACCAAGTTCGTGACCGTTGAAGTCAATGGCGGCGGTAACCACCAGGAATGCCTGGATGTCGGTTATGCCGTGGCTCACTCGCCCCTGATCAAGACCGCGCTGTTCGCTTCCGACCCTAACTGGGGTCGTATCCTGGCGGCCGTGGGCCGTGCAGGCGTACCGGATCTGGACGTGAGCAAGATCGACGTATTCCTGGGCAACGTGTGCATCGCCAGCAAAGGCTGCCGCGCCACGACCTACACTGAGGAACAGGGTTCGGCAGTCATGGCTCAGGAAGAAATCACCATCCGTATCGAGCTGGGCCGTGGTGATTGCAGCGAAACGATCTGGACCACCGACCTGTCCCACGAGTACGTGAAGATCAACGCCGAATACCGCACCTGA
- a CDS encoding type II secretion system protein — MKRQCGFTLLEVMVALGIAAVMTMMVSQMLRQRITVHQAVQQHRLGALCARELEARFGVERYWPQISKVSGELQQGDRVCYWRMDLGMTGVQNLRRGELALFAARDEREPLGNYTVFLVRP; from the coding sequence ATGAAGCGCCAGTGCGGTTTCACGCTGCTGGAAGTCATGGTGGCGCTGGGTATCGCGGCGGTCATGACCATGATGGTCAGCCAGATGCTGCGCCAGCGCATTACCGTGCATCAGGCCGTTCAGCAGCATCGACTGGGCGCCCTGTGTGCCCGTGAGCTGGAGGCGCGTTTCGGCGTCGAGCGCTACTGGCCGCAGATCAGCAAGGTCAGCGGCGAATTGCAGCAGGGCGACAGGGTTTGCTACTGGCGGATGGACTTGGGCATGACCGGTGTTCAGAACCTGCGCCGGGGTGAGTTGGCGCTGTTCGCCGCCCGCGACGAGCGCGAGCCACTGGGAAACTACACCGTTTTTCTGGTGCGCCCGTGA
- the gspM gene encoding type II secretion system protein GspM yields the protein MNALILRASNAFAALPPARRYALLAGWVVVLTLLLVLIGRPLLAWGKDLRQWPLLAQQAQALSPGPAFTADYWQALAGARGLVLTRVEQRGDIWQLQGELSRAEPLAQLMRSIQEQGGRPLRWSLEQGHQSLVFSLDVGRAGRLP from the coding sequence ATGAATGCATTGATTCTGCGGGCTTCAAACGCTTTCGCCGCCTTGCCGCCTGCCCGGCGTTATGCGCTGTTGGCGGGTTGGGTCGTTGTGCTGACGTTATTGCTGGTGCTGATCGGTCGTCCCTTGCTGGCCTGGGGCAAGGACCTGCGTCAGTGGCCGCTTCTGGCGCAGCAGGCCCAGGCGCTGAGCCCCGGCCCGGCGTTTACCGCCGACTACTGGCAGGCGCTGGCCGGTGCCCGAGGGCTGGTACTGACGCGGGTCGAGCAGCGAGGCGATATCTGGCAGTTGCAAGGTGAGTTGAGCCGCGCTGAACCTCTGGCGCAACTCATGCGCAGCATCCAGGAACAAGGCGGACGACCGCTGCGCTGGAGCCTCGAACAAGGTCATCAGAGTCTGGTGTTCAGCCTGGATGTCGGGCGTGCGGGGAGGCTTCCATGA
- the secA gene encoding preprotein translocase subunit SecA, producing the protein MFAPLLKKLFGSKNEREVKRMLKTVQIVNAFEEQMVALSDEQLRAKTEEFKARIAKGETLDKLLPEAFAVAREAGKRVMGMRHFDVQLIGGMTLHEGQIAEMRTGEGKTLVGTLAVYLNALSGKGVHVVTVNDYLARRDANWMRPLYEFLGLTVGIVTPFQPPEEKRAAYAADITYGTNNEFGFDYLRDNMAFSMEDKFQRELNFCVIDEVDSILIDEARTPLIISGQAEDSSRLYTEINRLIPRLERHIEEVEGQVTKAGHYTIDEKSRQVELNEAGHQFIEELLTEVGLLAEGESLYSAHNLGLLTHVYAGLRAHTLFNRNVEYIVQDGQILLVDEHTGRTMPGRRLSEGLHQAIEAKENLNIQAESQTLASTTFQNYFRLYSKLSGMTGTADTEAFEFHQIYNLSVMVIPPNKPLARKDFNDLVYLTAEEKYAAIVADIKACLAENRPVLVGTATIETSEHMSNLLKKEGIDHKVLNAKFHEKEAEIIAQAGRPGALTIATNMAGRGTDILLGGNWEVEVANLENPTPEQIAQIKADWQKRHQQVIEAGGLHVIASERHESRRIDNQLRGRAGRQGDTGSSRFYLSLEDSLMRIFASDRVKNFMKALGMQSGEAIEHRMVTNAIEKAQRKVEGRNFDIRKQLLEFDDVANEQRKVIYHMRNSLLAATNIGDTISDFREEVLSGLISQHIPPQSLPEQWDVAGLEASLNSDFAVKLPIQQWLDEDDNLHEETLREKILAELMVAYTEKEDQASAEALRTFEKQILLRVLDDLWKDHLSTMDHLRHGIHLRGYAQKNPKQEYKRESFTLFQELLDSIKRDTIRVLSHVQVRREDPEEEEARLRRESEELAKRMQFEHAEAPGLDQPALVEEGGDVAVAAAPAPVRNDMKLGRNELCWCGSGKKFKHCHGQIG; encoded by the coding sequence ATGTTTGCGCCTTTGTTAAAAAAACTTTTTGGAAGCAAGAACGAGCGTGAAGTCAAACGCATGCTCAAGACGGTACAGATCGTCAATGCCTTCGAAGAGCAAATGGTGGCCCTTTCGGACGAGCAACTGCGTGCCAAGACCGAAGAGTTCAAGGCCCGCATAGCCAAAGGCGAGACCCTCGATAAGCTCCTTCCAGAAGCTTTCGCGGTTGCGCGTGAAGCGGGCAAGCGTGTCATGGGTATGCGCCACTTCGACGTCCAGTTGATCGGTGGCATGACCCTGCACGAAGGTCAGATCGCTGAAATGCGTACCGGTGAAGGTAAAACCCTGGTAGGTACGCTCGCGGTTTACCTGAACGCATTGTCCGGCAAGGGCGTTCACGTGGTTACCGTGAACGACTATCTGGCTCGTCGTGACGCCAACTGGATGCGTCCGCTGTACGAATTCCTCGGCCTGACCGTAGGGATCGTCACGCCGTTCCAGCCACCGGAAGAGAAGCGCGCCGCCTACGCTGCCGACATCACTTACGGTACCAACAACGAATTCGGTTTCGACTACCTGCGCGACAACATGGCGTTCAGCATGGAAGACAAGTTCCAGCGCGAACTCAACTTCTGTGTGATCGACGAAGTCGACTCGATTCTCATCGACGAAGCCCGTACGCCGCTGATCATTTCCGGTCAGGCCGAAGACAGCTCCCGTCTGTACACCGAAATCAACCGTCTGATTCCGCGTCTTGAGCGCCATATCGAAGAAGTGGAAGGTCAGGTCACCAAGGCCGGTCACTACACCATCGACGAGAAGAGCCGTCAGGTCGAGCTGAACGAAGCCGGTCACCAGTTCATCGAAGAACTGCTCACCGAAGTCGGTCTGCTGGCTGAAGGCGAGAGCCTGTACTCGGCACACAACCTGGGCCTGCTGACCCACGTTTATGCCGGTCTGCGCGCTCACACGCTGTTCAACCGCAACGTCGAATACATCGTCCAGGACGGTCAGATCCTGCTGGTCGACGAACACACCGGTCGTACCATGCCGGGTCGTCGCCTCTCCGAAGGCCTGCACCAGGCCATCGAAGCCAAGGAAAACCTGAACATTCAGGCCGAAAGCCAGACCCTGGCTTCGACCACGTTCCAGAACTACTTCCGTCTGTACAGCAAGCTGTCCGGCATGACCGGTACTGCGGACACCGAAGCGTTCGAGTTCCACCAGATCTACAACCTGTCGGTCATGGTGATTCCGCCGAACAAACCGCTGGCGCGCAAGGACTTCAACGACCTCGTCTACCTGACGGCGGAAGAGAAGTACGCGGCCATCGTCGCCGATATCAAGGCCTGTCTGGCAGAGAACCGTCCGGTACTGGTGGGTACGGCGACCATCGAAACCTCCGAGCACATGTCCAACCTGCTCAAGAAGGAAGGTATCGATCACAAGGTCCTGAACGCCAAGTTCCACGAGAAGGAAGCGGAAATCATCGCCCAGGCCGGTCGTCCGGGTGCGCTGACCATCGCCACCAACATGGCCGGTCGTGGTACCGACATCCTGCTGGGCGGCAACTGGGAAGTCGAAGTTGCCAACCTCGAAAACCCGACTCCCGAGCAGATCGCCCAGATCAAGGCCGACTGGCAGAAACGCCATCAGCAGGTGATCGAGGCGGGTGGCTTGCACGTCATCGCTTCCGAGCGCCATGAATCGCGTCGTATCGACAATCAGCTGCGCGGTCGCGCCGGTCGTCAGGGCGATACCGGTTCCAGCCGTTTCTATCTGTCGCTTGAAGACAGCCTGATGCGCATCTTTGCCTCTGACCGGGTGAAGAACTTCATGAAAGCCCTGGGCATGCAGTCCGGCGAAGCGATCGAGCACCGCATGGTGACCAACGCTATCGAAAAGGCCCAGCGCAAGGTTGAAGGTCGCAACTTCGATATCCGCAAGCAATTGCTCGAGTTCGACGACGTTGCCAACGAGCAGCGTAAAGTGATCTACCACATGCGTAACAGCCTGCTGGCGGCCACCAACATCGGTGACACCATCAGCGACTTCCGTGAAGAAGTGCTCAGTGGTCTGATCAGCCAGCACATTCCGCCACAATCGCTGCCAGAGCAGTGGGATGTGGCCGGTCTGGAAGCGTCGCTCAACAGCGATTTCGCCGTGAAACTGCCGATCCAGCAGTGGCTCGACGAAGACGATAACCTGCACGAAGAAACCCTGCGCGAGAAGATTCTGGCAGAGCTGATGGTGGCCTACACCGAGAAAGAAGATCAGGCCAGCGCCGAAGCCCTGCGCACTTTCGAGAAACAGATTCTGCTGCGCGTGCTGGACGACCTGTGGAAAGACCACCTGTCGACCATGGACCACCTGCGTCACGGTATTCACCTGCGCGGTTACGCACAGAAGAACCCGAAACAGGAATACAAGCGCGAGTCCTTCACCCTGTTCCAGGAGCTGCTGGATTCCATCAAGCGCGACACCATTCGCGTGCTGTCCCATGTTCAGGTCCGTCGCGAAGACCCGGAGGAAGAAGAGGCGCGTCTGCGTCGCGAATCCGAAGAGCTCGCCAAGCGCATGCAGTTCGAACATGCCGAAGCGCCAGGCCTCGATCAGCCAGCACTGGTTGAAGAGGGTGGTGACGTAGCTGTTGCCGCTGCTCCCGCGCCGGTTCGCAACGACATGAAACTGGGCCGCAACGAGCTGTGCTGGTGTGGTTCAGGCAAGAAGTTCAAGCACTGTCACGGCCAGATCGGTTAA